aatagtttttattgggaaaaaaaaagtttacaataataatatattgatGCTGGTGTGATTAATGATGTGTGCTTTGAGACGCTGTGGACGCCATCATGGAAAAAGATCTTTAATGGAAAGAGTTACTGTGACTGCTGTAACAGCTCGTGCTTGTGACACCAATGACAATTCATTACTGCAGTGACCTAAAGTAATGGCACCACATTAAAGATCAGGAACATTGGTTATtctttcgaaaaaaaaaaaaggctttcatTAGTCACGATTTCTAAACAGAATATGAAAATTCACAATTTGACCATTTCGCTGTAGAAAGTCACCATATTTTGAGAATGACCCAGATCTTGTTGACTAGGAAACACACTCTCGCAGGGTTCAATATACAGCTTTTGAGGTTCCCCGGGAGGACAGCTGGAGAACCCTTAGGGTGCTTTCCCACTCCACCTCCAGTGCTCGGTTTACCTGCTGAAACgaggtgtttgtttttcttactgGAGGTAAGCGACTTTTCAGAAATGGGCAGAAGCACTTTTCAGCACTGGGGGGAaccaacatggaggacaaagtcctggtggaaaaaaaataacgttTATTTTTGGAACGTTCACCAGTACGTGATGTGACGTCCAACTTTAACCGTGGCTGCAAACAgtcaagtcacacacacagctcacattCTCTTATCAGTCTCTTGATTTTTTTGAAGGCAAACAGCCTCCTTGTCACCACAgtctttattttaacattttttatgtatacAGCAAACTCGGCTAGCCGAAACTAGCCAAGACTGGTAAGAaggttgctatggttacagtgcATACATTGTCGGGTGAGGTGATTTTCTTGTCTGATATCAGTACAAAAAGCACTCGGGTCAGcattttcttcaaaaaaaaaaaaaaaaaaaaaaaaaacaagtgtgaaaacaccgtTTATTCCCTAAGAGTGTATAgataaacgaataaaaaaataaaacaatctttcttcatttttctggACATTAGAGATGTACAGGATTTTTCGATGTTTTGCTTTCCAGATTGAAAGCAAACTTAACTTCAGCTTCACTCCAAATTGCTCCGTACTCAAACGTTGCATTATGACACCATGTGATCTGTGAACCTTGTCCCTGTTTTAATCTCAATCATAAAGCTGCGCCCATTTATATTACACCCTGACATTCAAGCATGCCTTCCAGTTTGCTGCTTATTTATAGAGAGATCCAGCTCTGACCTGATGCGTCCTGATACAGCGACCAGGGAGCAGCAGCTTTTTAGGTTAATGAGCAATAACAAAATGGCAACATGGTACACAGagtacaaaaaaacacactgcctTAAAAGTAAAAGcactgctactgtagtaataatttaCTTGCGTAAAACTACAAGTAatcaatataaaaaattaaatgtattttttttaagtctatAATTGACCCAACAATCTGAAAATGTTCTGTATCTGAAGAATAAacacaattatataaataaaggtaatgttagctagctagccaaattCTGTTGGAGTTTCAGTATCTTGCTAGGTTTGTTAACAAgatagctagctcatgttattTCATACTTAGCTATCTCGCAAAGATGCCCTTTACACAGTACCTACATGCTGCGCTAAGCATGGCGCTTcgatatatttaacacaacaggcaATCGCTAGCGAACATCGAAGTTTAATTcagagctttcatactgtaaaatatcaaaagatctggctagctagtctaaTGCCGATATCTCCGCAGGTTTTGCGTGTTTCTTGCGTATTTTTGCAGCTGATCATCACGCTGTTACAGCTGATAAATTGTGCCAGGGAAGCagatctgtctccactgtctcagacactgCTGCTAAGCATTTGGCACCTGAAGTAGACTTTCAGCAGGGGTTCATCTGATATGTTAAATGATCAATGGAAGTTATTTTAattatcctaaaaaaaaaaagtagttacAGTCAATCATGTAGTCGCTTACTGTAATTAGAGTACCTGCTGTTTGTCACTTTCCACTCTTGCAACAGTTATAGTGTCAGATATCTAATTATCTAATAACACCACAAGGTTTGGTTTAGTCCCTGAGCACCCTGAGCCATTagtgcatgtattttttttaatatacatatcTAAGCACGTGAATTGCTTGAGGCTGACAGTCGGTGCTAAACAGCCTTAATGCCTTAGTGTGTTAAGACAGAAACTGAATGGAGAACTGGAATGTTGAAAGTGTCAGTCCTGCTGGTCTACTTACTTCAGAGAATAGCTTTGTACTGGCTTTAGATTAAATATTACTGTAGATgagagatgatttttttttttttaaaaagcaattaaaaacaCCTGATGTAGATCTGTGGCTATTCACATTATTTACATTCTCTCCTCCATGACATCTCTTTTTGTTGTCTGTCTGACATCTTGGAACATGAGATGTGTATCGCTGTGTTTGATGAAGGTCCCAAACAATCCCTATCAGCTACCATAATTTTTCACCTTGTCTTCAGGGCTCATTTCTATGAGTGTATGTGGCCGGTCGTAACCCGTAGACAAGTCACTGCTCGACAGCTCTGCTCCGGTCCCGTACAACCTTTCCTGGGAAGAGCTTGCTTCCAGTTCGCTGCTTCCTGAGCTTTTATGCACGTCCTCGTCCTCAGTGCAGTCTGTGGTGATGTCGCTGTTGGTGGTGGTTTCCGACTGGGTGATGCTTTCTTGGAAGTTGTAAGTACTGTTCGTGGAAATGTTGACAGCCGGTTCAACGTTGGGATTTTCAGGTGTGTTCACAGGAATGTATGTCAGCTTGGTTTTCTGACAATTAAGAAAGGAATttagcacaaaaaaacaaatacgtGGCAACACACCAAGAATGCAATACAACAAGTCTGCCattatcttacacacacacaatgaagcGATGTCTATGGTACAGTTTGTTTAACAATTGAACATCGAGTACTCTAGAGTGGTTTATTATGAAACGCGAAACTCTTCCCAGGAGTTCATTCTGATTTCCATCTTTATGGTAGATCTAATTTAATGATGTCAAGACAcgacaacaaaaccaaaaacgcaACAACCAATTCACTAATatgacagcaaaaccaaaaacatgacagtaaaattcaaaatcaaaacagaaataagGAGGTCTTTATACAGCACGCGTCAGTCTGATGGACGGTGGAATCCAGAGAGCTGGAGGATGTTTACAATAAGAGGAAATATGAGCCTAAATGACTGTACTGtcacttttatttgtgtatgttgtTTATCATTCAAGTCATTCATAAAGGAAGTCGGTTATTCAGAAGAAAGAATCCCGCCTCCCTATAATACCAAAGTAACTttccattaaatgttttttgtcaGGCTAACTGTCTATTTAGCAAAGAGCATGTGACTAACATGAGGAagcctagaaaaaaaaaagatttaatggAAAGTTACTTTGTTCAATGTTTAATGTACAGttcatgttttttggttttgctctTGGTTTTTGGTTGTTAACATGTTTTGCATTTCACTTAGCTGAATATATTTCCTAATAACTTAAATCATTCACACAACCTGATTTCAGCCCATCGTTTGTATTATTAAGTGAATATTGTTTACAGATAAATGGAAGAATTCACTTCAGAAGAGATATTCGTGGTCTATGCCAATGGTTCCCTCATCCTGGATTGCCCATGCCCTGTGTGTTTCGCTGTTTTTACTTCTCTAAAACATCTGGTCCAACTAATTTACAGGAACTGGCATACGTAGGTGTATAAGAGAAgaggtactccaggaccagggttggaaATGACTGGCTTACACCACTTAGCTATTTTCTTGCCCAATTTTCTCCTAAGTTAACTGTTGCCAAGGGTAAGAGCTAATACCTAAAATCAAGCCATTTTTCCCAACCAGTGAGCATGACTAATTTTTCTCTACGAATCCTGGCAACGGCTGGCTGTGTCGTCATCGTGGATTGATCTCGCAATTTCCTGACTGGGAAATGTTTCTTGTGCAACTTAGTTAATTGTGTAATCAGTAATACTGAAAATGTATTACACCACAACTTACCAGAGATAGTGGTAACTTGGTAAGGTGTTGCtcctttattttcttattgATTTCCTTCACCAGAAACACAGTGGCCAATGTCAAAGCGAGAAACACTGCAAAACCCACCAGCACTGGGATGAGGTACACGGTGATGGGTGGACCTGAGGAAGATCCGAAGTGGAGATGAATGagtgacagtgagacagtggACTGTGAGAATTCGGTCAGTTACTGTTAGCATCAAAACGTGTTCTTACCAGGATTAAGGGTGCCCTCATGACAGTAAGGTTCTGTTTCCCATACACAAGTTTGTCTGATCCTTCCCAGGAGTTTGATGCAGTATTTCTCTTGCTCTTCTGGGAATGACACGCTGCTCTCACACTTTTCCGACTCGATAGAGCAAGCAGATTCATGAGATATCTGAAAGgaggaaaataaatattgctGACCTGCTAGCTTCTACCTGTTGTGTTCTttggtttttgtgtttttgtccctCTGGGGTAACTCATAAAGATTCCATGTATAACCCTAGCCTataacagagtgtttccctggTTTTCAAAGAAAGTCCCAGTAGAATCCTTTTAGGAAAATAACAAGCCTTAATTATCCACTGAACAGTTAAAGAACCCATCAAGAACCATTTTTACTACGACactgacaggttctaggtattaAGATGAAAGTAATTAGTACCAATTTTAGAGTTTGTACAGCACACTTAATGCATACAGTCTTAGAAAAAAGGCTTCTTCTAAGGGTTAATTTGATacttaaaggttcttagcttccaaaccTGTTGACGCACAAACACTACTAGGCCCGTTgtttataatgttagctagtcgattttaaatgaaatgcattgGCTCGCTAAAGTGGTTACCTTAGATTGagtacaaatatacaaatagcCTACAGGTAAAATCTGTTATGCTGTAACTTCTCCTGTGCTCCAGTGCCACAGTTTGAAATCaagtatacaaaaaaaaaaaactttctgtcTAAGATCCTGTGGCTCAACTGGATGAGCTTTGCCCCTGAGTCAGGAGGAtgctggttcaaaccccagccaggTTGCAAGGATATGCGTAGCAATGCCCCGTCTAGTCAAGTTCCCTTGTGTTTGAATTTGTGCCAAAGAGAAGGTGAGAACTGATGGCTGTAATGCTTTAGCTAATTATATGTTGAGTGCTGATATCAGCTACTTGTATACTGAACAAATATTACTGTTTCCTGCTGTTAAGCCATCCTTTAAATCAAATGTGCATTATATGACCTCTACCTGTGTCCCTTGGTGTTGCTATGGTTAGCGTTGTCGTTCTTACAGGTGGCGGTTGTTGGGCCAAACTCCAGACATATTATTCTGGATATGTGTAGTGCCTCTAAttactgtgtataaaatatCTATTACTGATAATTAACCACATAAATATGTGCCTCCTAAAGAAAATATCTGTAACAAGCTGAATGACCATCTCTGTGTGAATAGAGGAAGCCATTTTAAACAGTTTCCAGAAAGCACACAGCTACAGCACAACAACTGGTCCATCAGTGATTTGGTGTGTGTTGCTTAGTGGTGTTCTCATAGCCACACTTTGTTACTGAGAGAAATTACAGGGGAAGTGATGAGCTAAACGTTAGTCGTGCACTGTTGTGCCGTGTATTAAGCCAGAAGTCCAAGAAGCCTTTATACCACCAGCAGTGTGGTGGATAGCAATGTGGTCTCTGGTGCTTGACGTCCCTGGTTCAAGCCTTTGCTTTTGCTTTAACTTTAGTTCAGGTGCAGTGAAAAGTGTTATAAAAGTAACTCCTAGCACGAGATCCTGTGGCTCTATTGGATGAGCTTTGCCTCTGGGTTGAGAGGTTGCTGGTTCGAACCCCAGCCAGGTCTCCAGGACATGAGCGTTAATGGGTCAGGCACAGTGGATGGTGATCGTGAGGTGGGGGGGTAAATATCCGGGCAGCTGCCCCCCCAAAGTCTGAGGAGGTGAACAGAAGGGGTTATGGAACTTGAAGAGAGTGTGTTGACTTAGTTTTGCATAGATCAGGAGTGCTGTAAAAAACTTATCACTTGCACTTTTCCTCAGTCACTCTTTCTCCACCCAGTCTTCTTTTCCTCTATCCATCATCACAGGGCCAAGCCTGATTCAAACCAGCAACCTCAGCATTCATAGGCAAGGCCTTTACCACAGAGCCACCAAATCCCACACAAATACAGTGGTTTTGTCAAACCTTTGTCTTTTAACATgacaaccacaaaaaaaaaaaaaaaaaaccccacaccaTTGAGGAAGGAactgaatgtatatattttagacTAGAGACATTAATGAAACAGGATGAAGCAGAATAAAGGCTCAACTAAACACTGAACTAACACGTCCAGCTTCTTGTAAAACAGGTCTACAACAATACCAGTGCGTGTTGCTGAATTTAGAATATTTCCATAGAAGGTTTGTTCACTGTATaagatgtgcgtgtgtgcgtgtttgtttgtttgtttgtttttgtttgtgtgtgtgtggatgttggAAAGTTTGGTTATGacatggaactgaaatggacttaactgggatttttaTGTCATGAATATAGACAAAATAGTCCATAATGCTAAAGTGGGTGGAAATCTATCTAGTTTGCGAAATTATTTCTTCAAATCTTTAGCTTGCTAATGAGCAATTACGTATCATTAGTACATTCTGacagtagctgagtttattgctctattttgcccccAAGTTCACCAACAAGGACTTTTAGAGATTCCTAATTCATTTGGTGGGTTGGATCCCAACCTTCATCAGGCTAGTCGTGGTCCATGGGCCATATGTTTGACGTTCCTGCTTTAAAGGATCTCCCAGAGGGACAACCTACAAACTCTAAACACTGAGGTGTGTAGCTGAAAGAGGGACGTGGATGGATTTTCTTGGCCCTTGCCTTGTGGCTTTGTAGTGTAGCGACAGTGTACTCTAGTGTTTCAGTTTTCCGGAGATTGCGTAGAGCAGGTGTGTTTCTGTACAGGTGCAAAGGGTTGATGAATTCAACAAACAACTTCCCGTCTCGAGGAAACAGGTTAACTGTGGGGAACTCAAGGCCACCTGAGAACAGAAAAAGGAGGCGGGTTTTATCCTTCAAGCCTTTAGTGTTGAGAAGAAAGATCTcaagatgggggaaaaaaaacaacaactcaacTTACAGGTAATATTTACTTCTTTCAAATAATTGAAAGAGAATATTTGTGATTCTGCAAACTCAGACTCATGTTCACCATCTCTGGCCTTCACCTTCACAAAGTACTGGTTGTACGCCGTATCCAGCAGCAGGTCAGATATGTTGTATCGAGGATACTTTGTActaacagaaatgtttttcctgTGATGCCAATAAAGATGTacaaagaaaaccaaaaaagtTTGTGATAAGCCATTTTCCTCAGCAGTTTCAATATTCATACAATGTCTTATACTGCAAAAACTGACATCttggcaagtgaaaatatcttgaatatagtcaaatgtatctagtatttcctattataagactagaattacacaaatataacattattaaacctattcggagatatttttactcattttaaactcatgatttcttattcttattctattggcagataattttacttctttctagaaaaataaatgcttgatgtattaaaatgagcaaaattatctgccaatagaacaagacttgAAAATTGCAAATAAAGTAAACCTAGAAATAGGGTTAGTAatcttatatttagtttatgGTAATCCTGTAAAAGGAAATACTACATAAATTTGACTATTTTCAAGATATCTGCACTTATTACGatgtaattttttgcagtgtatcaTTTCAAGGATAGCAGAAATTGGGGAACATTGTCATTGTGAACTGTTACAACTcctgtaataattattaaagaattatttaGTCAACTATATCATTGGTCTGTTTTTATATATGCTATATTAGTTTTAAATatggacagaaataaaatcacttcaCGAGTGCAGACATGGGGAATGCCTCGGAACACCAGTAGAAAATCAGAATGACACAATAATTGAGACAAACAGAAACTTCACACTCTTCGTTAACATCCTGCATATATGATGATGTTTCATCCAAATTGTCTCTCgagttctctctctttcagttctACAATCACACCACATACCCCGACCAACATCTCAGGACAAAGCCACCTGCAATGATCATTTCTAGACATGGTCTGTAGACACAAAGTTTGATTCTGATTACTGTAAATGAATCAACCCTTCCAAATAATACTCCTGTGCCAGTGGCATTTGTTGTTAACTCTTCTAAAAAATGatatgtaaaattataaaatggccTGTTCTGATTAAAATCTTACAACACAAAGGTTTTATAAGTGGGCCATATCTCTGTCCATTCCCACGTCACGTGACCTGCGTTTGGACAATCCTGAGCATCTCGCTATAGTTCCAGTAGAGTGTGTTATACTCACCCGAAGTCTGGTTTGAGCTCTAACAGGAACTCAGCTTGTTCACTGAGACCAGCAGCCATCCACTCCACCACGACTCCATAACTGTCACACTTTACAGACACATCGAACGGAGCTGGAACTTAAAGTCAGAAAGAGACATTGAGAGAAAAATGTAAGACATCAGTCATGTTAGACAAGTAAAAATAATCCACGTTGTGCTGATGTAGGAAACTAATGAGGGGTGTGAATCGTGTCAACTctgaagttgatgattttcctataacagcatgtcccgaagtgttttattcctgatttaaaatacttttaatgtACTCTTAATCCATTTCGAGTGCCTGGGATAAGTTACGTTATAGGAGCTATGAACAGAtgttctctcactttctcttaaagttatttagttatttcattatttagtGAATAATGACGCTacttactgagaaaccacaaagctcaACGTCCTACACATTTAAATGTACTTAATGAAAATCATCGTCTCTGACCGttacactggaaactcctttaataaatggtaaatgagcatctccatacagaaaacttcatatcaaaGACTA
This Pangasianodon hypophthalmus isolate fPanHyp1 chromosome 26, fPanHyp1.pri, whole genome shotgun sequence DNA region includes the following protein-coding sequences:
- the ifngr1 gene encoding interferon gamma receptor 1, whose protein sequence is MRLHILGIVTGFTVLSALRSLTHAVPAPFDVSVKCDSYGVVVEWMAAGLSEQAEFLLELKPDFGKNISVSTKYPRYNISDLLLDTAYNQYFVKVKARDGEHESEFAESQIFSFNYLKEVNITCGLEFPTVNLFPRDGKLFVEFINPLHLYRNTPALRNLRKTETLEYTVATLQSHKISHESACSIESEKCESSVSFPEEQEKYCIKLLGRIRQTCVWETEPYCHEGTLNPGPPITVYLIPVLVGFAVFLALTLATVFLVKEINKKIKEQHLTKLPLSLKTKLTYIPVNTPENPNVEPAVNISTNSTYNFQESITQSETTTNSDITTDCTEDEDVHKSSGSSELEASSSQERLYGTGAELSSSDLSTGYDRPHTLIEMSPEDKVKNYGS